Below is a genomic region from Bdellovibrionota bacterium.
TATAGATTTCCTCTCTACGCTGCGATTTTTGGATTTATTATCAGCTGCTTAATTACCTTAATACTTTTACTTTCTAAAAATCAAAGTCGTATGCTAATGAAAGATATAGAGCTTAGACAAAAGGCAGAGCATGAGCTCGCTGATGAAAAAAGAATGGTGGAGCTCATTTCTAAAATTGGACTGAATTTAAAAGCGGAATCAGATTTAAAAGATATTGTGCAGATGGTGACGGACACAGCGACAGATCTAACAGATGCAAAATTTGGCGCTTTTTTTTACAATACCATCGACGCTACAGGAGAAATTTTGACTCTTTACACTCTCTCTGGCGCGCCACCAGAAGCTTTCTCAAAATTTCCAATGCCTAGAAAGACTGCAATTTTTGGTCCGACTTTTGATGGAGCCGCTACTATTCGCTCGCACGATATTTTAAAAGACCCTCGCTATGGGAAAATGGGCGCACCTTATCATGGTATGCCCGCTGGACATCTACCTGTCCGTAGTTACCTCGCGGCACCCGTAAGATCTGCAAAAACTGGAAAAGTTCTAGGAGGATTATTTTTTGGCCATCCAGAGCCAGGAATTTTTACAGAAAATGCGGAGAAAATTGTAGAGGCCATTTCAGCACAGGCAGCTGTTGCGATGGACAACGCAAATCTCTATGCCGAGTTGAGGGAAACTCAAATAGCTGCACAAGATGCCAATCAAGCTAAGAGTAATTTTTTAGCAAATATGAGCCATGAAATTAGAACTCCGCTCGGAATCATCATTGGCTATGCTGACCTTGCATTGGAAAAACAAACTAAATTTCCTGAAAATTTACCGGAATATTTAAGCACGATTAAAAAAAATGGCGAAGAACTCACTCGAATCGTAGGCGAAGTCCTGGATCTTTCAAAAATTGAAGCTAACCGCCTAGAGATAGAAAAAATTAAATTTAATTTACCTAAATTCTTAGACGATGTGGTTTCGTTCTTAAATCTAAAAGCCAAAGAAAAAGGTATTTTGCTCTCTTTAAATAAAGATGCGAATTTACCAGAAAACATTATTTCAGATCCCACAAGGCTCAGACAAATCATCACAAACCTTGTCGGAAACGCAATTAAATTCACTGAAAAAGGAAGTGTGACTTTATTTGTACGATCACTTGATAATGATAAAGAATTTAAATTGGCTTTTACAATTGAAGATACTGGTATCGGAATTTCTAAAGATCAAAAATCAAAACTTTTTAAACCTTTCTCTCAAGCTGATACCTCTACCACTCGTAAATATGGCGGCAGTGGTCTGGGCCTTCTTCTGTCGCGCCAACTTTCTCGCGTAATGGGTGGAGATCTGGACATCGAATGGAGTGAACCTCTAAAAGGAAGTCGATTTGTTTTCACAATCACAGCTGAACCAGCTGAAAATCATGAATCCATTAGAGTGAATTGGACTCAAGAGAAACCTAAAAATTCTTCTTCGAGCGGAGTGGTTAATCTAAGCGATAAAAAAATTCTTGTTGTAGAAGATTCCGTAGATAATCAGTTTCTTATTCAACATTATTTAAAAATTTTTCAGGCCCAGGTACAGATTTCCAACAATGGACAAGAAGCTATAGACGAGGTTGAAAAATTTAACCCGGATTTGATTTTAATGGATATTCAGATGCCTATATTGGATGGGTATTCTGCAACTGAGCAGCTTAGGAAATTGGGTTTTAAAAAGCCCATCATTGCATTAACAGCTCATGCTATCAATGACGAAAGAGATCGGGCTCTGCAAAGTGGATTTGACGATTATTTGACTAAGCCATTAGACAAGGACTTACTAGCAAAAACTATGCAGAAGTTTTTAGCTCCTGCATAGTCAGAAGAAATATTACATCAACCTAATTTGCGTCTCGTTTGAACCATTTCACGGTAGTCTTCCAGAGAAATCAAATTATTTAATTCCTTGGCTGGATGCTTGATCTTGTGGTTCTTTACTTTCGACATTTTCTTATGCAATTGCTTATGCATTTTTTCTACGGCGTCTTCGATTGCGCTATAAAAATTTTCGTCTTTGGCTTCGGCTTTATAATAAATATTTTTGGCCGTCAGCGTGAGGACCACTTTGTGATTAAATTTTTCCTGAGAAAATGTGAAGTGTCCTTTTATTGGCCCGGTCATAAACTTTTCAACTTTACTTAAGAGCGTTTGCGCATGGCCTTCCACATGCTCCGATCCCTCTACCTTGATGTATGTAAATTCACATTTCATGACTGAGACTCCTACTGTTGCACCTGTTTCACCAAAAGCCACAGGTATTATTGATAATAATTTATCGGAGTTTGCTGGACTGGACCTGAGGCCTGTCTAAAAGAATCTCAAAATGAGACTAATCCCAACCAATGACTTCGTAACCTCTCTCTGCGAGACACTTATTGACGAAATTACGCTTGAGTTGATCCGGTGAAATCGCTCCACCCGCTGCACCACCAGCGCCGCCCATGACTGCACCTTGCCCTAAACCTCTACCGAAATTTCCGGTTAGCAGACCGAAGGCTCCACCGACGGCAGCACCTACTATGGCCCCGCTACCAGCACCCTTTGCCACTTGCTTTCCCTTACTAGACTCCAAGTAATTGTCCGCTAGTTCCTTACACTTTTCGATATCCGCTTCTGCCTGCTCTTTACCTACAGACTGAAGTTTCTGATTCGGATAAAGCTTTGGCGAAGACGAACAGCCAACCAAAGACAGGGTCACTACAGATAATAATATTAGTTTTTTCATATCATTAAATTCTAGCATATTAGAACATTTTCTTGCGTTTGCTGGATGGTAAAATATTGAGAGCATCACGGTACTTCGCTACAGTTCTACGAGCGATTTGGATACCTTCCGCTTTCAACTTATTTACGATCTCTTGATCAGAGAGTGGCTTTTTGTTGTTTTCTTTAGTCACTAAATCTTTGATTTTTAATTTCACAGATTCAGAAGCCAGTGAATCGCCGTCTGTTTTCGACACTCCAGAATTAAAGAAGTATTTTAATTCAAAAATTCCTTGAGGAGTATGAACGTATTTAGAAGTAGTCACTCTCGATACTGTCGACTCATGGATTCCCACATCATTAGCAATGTCTCTTAAGATCATGGGCTTAATGAAGGCCGCACCCTTTTCAAAGAACTCTCTTTGGTGCTTAACAATACTTTCTGTCACCTTGTAGATGGTTCTTTGTCTCTGATGAATAGATTTAATCAACCACACCGCGCTCTTTAGTTTTTCTTTGATATAATCTTGAGTCACGTTGTTCTCAGCTTTTCCGGATAAGATGTTCTTGTATAAATTGGAAACTCTTAAACGCGGAAGACCGTCTTCGTTTAATGAAATAATAAACTCATCGCCCACTTGTGCAACATACACATCTGGAGTCACATAAATAGTCTCCGGAGGCATAAATGCTCTTCCTGGCTTTGGCTCCATTTCATAAATGATCTTGCACATTTCGACAACGTCGCCGATTTCTCTTCCGATCGATTTTGCAATCTTGTCATAGTTCTTTTTTTCTAAATCTTTGATGTGATTTGTAATGAGATCCACAAGATCATTCGTATCTTCTTGCAAATGCTTTGCTTGGATCAATAGACATTCTTGCAGGTTTCTTGCGCCCACTCCTGGTGGATCGAATTCGTGAATGAAGGGGAGGATTTCTTCAAGTTCTTTTACCGGAATTCCCTCTTCTTCTGCGATCTGGTCAAATGGAGTTTTAATGTATCCATCATCATCAATGTAATTCACCAGAATCGCAGCAATGGCGCGTTCTTCATCATTGAAGCCAAAGAGATTCACTTGCCACATCAAATATTCATAGAGAGTTTGCGTCGCCGTGATCATGTTTTCGTAATTCATGATCTCATCAAAATCTTGGCCTTGCGCTACGGGCGAAGGCTTGTTTTGATTTTCAACGTAAGATTCCCAATCAAATTCTTCTTGTTTTCTTGGATCTAAATCTGGAGTTGATTCCGCAGTGGGATCTTCACTCTTTGCCACTTTTTCTGCTTGATCACCAGCGCCGTCAGAGGCTTCTTCCAATACGGGATTTTCTTCGATCTCTTTTCTGATTGCTTTTTCAAGCTCAAGGCGAGACAGCTGTAAAAGTTTAATAGCCTGCTGTAACTGAGGGGTCATCCTTAGTTCTGTAGTCTGCTTTAAACTCAACTTCTGATTCATGCCCATCTACTAGTCCTTTGTATCTATTTGATAGAAACCTATCGGTATTTTCGATATTGAACTATCCGATCCTGACAGTTTTTTTCTTCCTATAGTGTAAAATTCTCGCCCAAATAGAATTTCCTAGCCACTGGTGAATTTGTGATCTCCTCACTGGACCCTGAAACCTGTATAGCACCGTCTTTAAGTATATATGCCCTTTGACATATTCTCAAAGTTTCTCGTACGTTATGGTCAGTAATCAAGACCCCAATTCCTGTGTCTTTGAGTTCCGAAATTAATTTTTGAATGTCTCCGACGGCAATGGGATCAATCCCCGCAAAAGGTTCGTCCAGCAATAAGAACTTTGGTCTAGAAGCAAGTGCTCTTGCGATTTCGACTCTTCTTCTTTCACCACCAGAAAGTGCCATTCCGATACTTTCTCTAACGTGTCCCAATTTGAAATTTTCAATCAGCGCATCTAAACGCTTTCTTCTTTCTGCTCCCCGAAATCCCTGAGCTTCAAGGGAAACCAAAATATTCTCTTCAACCGTGAGTCTTCTAAAAATACTAGGTTCCTGCGCAAGATAACTCAAACCTTCACGTGCTCTCTGAAACATGGGTTGATCTTGGATGGCTTTATCATTGATAAAAACCTCTCCGTCATCCGGCTTTACAAGACCTGCCACCATGTAAAAGCTGGTGGTTTTACCAGCACCGTTAGGTCCTAGCAATCCTACGATCTCACCCGATTCCACCGAAAAAGAAACATCGGAAACAACTTTTCTAGCTTTGAAAGATTTATTTAATTTTACTGCTGTCAGTTTACTTTTTTCTTCAGTCATCCTTACTCTAATCCTTTTCTCTAATCCTGTTCTAAGGGTTCTAAAGACCTTTTGTGTCTTTATCAAAACGGGCTTTAGGTTTTTTCACCTGAATCTGTTGAGTTTCTTCGAAGAATGTAATCTCTTGGCCCGAAAGCTCGTTATTATTTTGAATCAATCTAGGTGATCCACTCAAGACCATTTTTCGGCTTTGAGTGTAAATTGCTACTTTATCTGCCACTGCCCATCTCTGGATATCAGAGAGCCTCACTTGGTCTGAAATTGTGACTAAATCTACGTTGTGATACTTAGGATCTACTTCAAGCTTCGCCTGTTGTCCAGTTACGCGGTATGGGCCATAATCCGCCACAACATTTTTGTGAAATTGCGCAACGTAGTTTTCAGAGTTGAATGAGGCAGTCTGACTCGAAACTGTCACCAATTGACCTTGTTTTAGAGTTTTCTTTGCTTTGATATTGTCTAGAATTTTTAATTCATTTGTTTTTAAATCCGTGAGCATTCCGTAGCCCGTCAATTCCAAACGAGATTCTCCTTTGATTTCGGGGCCAAACATTTTGATCTCCGAGTCACTGCGAATCTGCTTCATGTCTGTATCATAGATAACTTTTTTAGTTTTCAAGAGGTAGCCATTTGAAGTAAGGGTTTGCACATCTCCCTCTCCGCCATCAATCACAATATTTTTCTTCTTTGGATCGATTTGTCCCCTTTCGCCAGTCACATCATAATAAGTATTTTTTTGACTCGAACCATCTTGCTGACCAAAAATTCTGATCTTTACTTTTTCAATGACCCAACTTCCGTCGTCTTTAAAGTTGTATGCTTTTTCTGCCCAAAGCTCCCAGTCTTTTCCAGTCTCATGTGTCTCAACAAGATGCACTCCCAGCATTACTTGCTGATTTTGGTCTGTTGCCACTGATGGAATGTCTGCATCCAGAGCAAGGTCTTTGCTCTTTTCGATTTTTGCAGGAGCAATGATTAAAATTTCGACAACTATTCCTAGCATCAAAATTGGAATCATATATCTGTAAAAGATTTTACTCTTAAATTTGTTCGATAACTTATTCAGTAACTTCATAAAATGATCATTCTATTCTACTTGGTTTCTCGAGGAAAAAAAGTGTTAAGATTTAATTAATATATATTCTCTATGTATACCAAAATTAATAGACTAGACTAGATTTAAAGAAATGTTTCATAAAGAAAGCGGTTAAAAGTACCGATCAAATCTGGCTATGAGTCTCATCTGGTATATTTATTTTAATGATGTCGTAAGCGGACCGTTCTCAACTGAGAGCGTTGAAGCTGGCTTGGATCAAAAAAAATGGTCTAATCAAGCTCTTATCTGGTGGAAAGGTCAGCGCGACTGGGTTTCTATCGATGTTTGGCGTAAAGACTTAAGTACAATCTTAGAAAGTCTCAGAAACAATATTCAAACAGTGGCGTGGTACGCAGAATATCTAGGAACACAAAAAGGTCCCATGAATTCTAAAGAACTTCAAAACTTTGTTCAAACCAATGGAATCATTGGCAGCTGCCGTGTATGGCATGTAGGAATGGATCGCTGGATGAGTATTTTTGAAATTCCAGAGCTTGTTACTTATTTTGGAATTACTCGCAGAAAACATCCAAGAGCTCCGTTCAAAGGTGATTTGCTACTTAAAAAAGCAAGTGACATCAATGATACTCTTATTGCACATGCAGGATCTATCAGTGCAGGCGGAATGGGCGTAAGAGGTTTAGAAACAGTGCGAACTGGCGAGGATGTGAATCTTCAACTGAAAAGTCCACTTCTTGAACAAGGAATTCAAACGAATGCTGTTGTCGTGTATAAAGATCTTGGCGGCTACACAGGTCTCGAGTTCAGAGATCTTCCAAAAGAATTTGAATCTATCATTGTAGATTACGTAAATCAGTTCAACGCCTAGTCGTAGGTCTTATTTTATTTCTTATTTTTTCAAAGCAGTTCGAGGTCGGGGCTACTCGGTATATACTTTCTGTATGTTCTTTTATCAAGTCATCGAAACATTAGAAAGAAACGGAATCCCTTACATCATCACAGGTGGTTACGCTGTAGCTCTTCACGGCTACATTCGTAAAACTTTTGATATTGATATCATCACAGACAATTCGATCGAAGGATTCATCGAAATTGAACACGCTTTAAGAGACTGTGGTCTTAAGGCAGAAAAATTTGGTGCCCAAAGCATTTCAAAATTAAAAGACGTGGAAGACTCTTGGTACTTCATCAATCCAAAGGATGAAACCCAAAGAGTGGACGTGCATATCAAGTACAATGCTTTAACCATGAATTCTCAAGTTAAAAGAATGCACACGTACCAAGTCCCTATTGTTACTTTTGAAGATCTTATTAAAATGAAAAAAGCCTCGACGGATGAGAAAGACCAAACGGATCTTAAGTTTCTATTGGAGATTCCAAAATGAGCGAAGCTGTGAAGATGAATAGCTTCATCAAGCAATGCTTAAAACTTAAAAGCCATGAAGTGATCAAAATCCTCGAGGACTATAGAAATCTCGGGAATATTCCTGAAGTTAAATCCAAAGACGAAAGTATTTTGATCAGTATCAAAATTCCTGAGAGTCTACTTACAGAATTTAAAGCTGTTTGCTCTGCAAAAAACGTAAAGTATCAAACTCAAATAAAAACAATAATGAAAGAATGGCTTAAATGAAAAAGGTACCCCCTAGTTTTTCGTACTGTCATCGCGTCAATTAAAAAATATTTTTACAAATTTATTGACGAGTTTTTTGGTTAATTAGAAGAGCTAGATTGAATTTATTTTTTCTTTCCTCTGGTTCTTATATTTTTATTCAATCGTTACAATCTAAGGCTGATGAGAAAGCGTAAATCCATTTTATCAATTACACTTTCAAGTTTCAAAATCGTTAAAAATTGAATTCTAGAAACATATGCTATGTTCTTCTTCATTCAGAGGAGAAACACATGACCTATAAACACTTATCAGATATCGATCTAGAAATATCACTTAAACAATCTGTAGCCGATGAAACTCATCATAAAATTATTGTTCTTCATAAATTAGCAGAACTAGAAAGAAGAAGACTTTATTCTAAGAACTATCCTTCACTCTTTGAGTATTGCGTGAAAGTGTTAAAATATTCTAGTGCTTCCGCTCAAAGAAGGATTGATTCCATGAGAGCCATGAAGTTGATTCCGGAATTAGAAGAAAAGATCATTTCAGGGGATTTGAATTTATCTTCTATATCTCAAGCGCAAAGCTTTTTTAGACAAGAGGCTAAAGTAGGCAAAAGCTATTCGGTAATAGAAAAGAAAGAAATCTTAGAAAAATTAGAAAACAAGTCTTCTCGAGAATGCATCCAAGAATTGATAACGATTTCCCCGCAAAGCGTTCCTCAAGAGAAAAGAAGAGAACTAACCGTTAATAAGACTGAGCTTAAGGTGGTTTTAAATAAAGATCTCATCTCAAAGTTAGATAAGATCAAAGCTCTTATGTCCCATAAAAACCCAAGTATGACAGATCAAGAGCTAATCGAAGCAATGGCAGAGATTGTAATACAAAAGATAGATCCAATTGAAAAAGCTAACAGAGCAAAGATTAGAAAACAGAAAAATAACACGCCTCAGCTTCCGATAGAGGAAGTAAAAAAACAACAGAGTAAAAATATTCTTGAGACCAAGCCCTCAGGGTCGAGACTGGATGCCTCGAGTCTCAAGAATCGACAATCACGGACGAGCGTCAGTCATACTAGATACATCCCATCCACGATAAAGCACGCAGTCTACAAGAGAGACAAAGGCCAGTGCACACACAAGAGTTGCAACTCAAACAAGTTCCTCGAATACGACCACATCACACCAATCGCAATGGGCGGTAAAACCACCATCCAAAATCTAAGATTATTGTGCAGAACCCACAACCAA
It encodes:
- the lptB gene encoding LPS export ABC transporter ATP-binding protein, with the translated sequence MTEEKSKLTAVKLNKSFKARKVVSDVSFSVESGEIVGLLGPNGAGKTTSFYMVAGLVKPDDGEVFINDKAIQDQPMFQRAREGLSYLAQEPSIFRRLTVEENILVSLEAQGFRGAERRKRLDALIENFKLGHVRESIGMALSGGERRRVEIARALASRPKFLLLDEPFAGIDPIAVGDIQKLISELKDTGIGVLITDHNVRETLRICQRAYILKDGAIQVSGSSEEITNSPVARKFYLGENFTL
- the rpoN gene encoding RNA polymerase factor sigma-54, whose product is MNQKLSLKQTTELRMTPQLQQAIKLLQLSRLELEKAIRKEIEENPVLEEASDGAGDQAEKVAKSEDPTAESTPDLDPRKQEEFDWESYVENQNKPSPVAQGQDFDEIMNYENMITATQTLYEYLMWQVNLFGFNDEERAIAAILVNYIDDDGYIKTPFDQIAEEEGIPVKELEEILPFIHEFDPPGVGARNLQECLLIQAKHLQEDTNDLVDLITNHIKDLEKKNYDKIAKSIGREIGDVVEMCKIIYEMEPKPGRAFMPPETIYVTPDVYVAQVGDEFIISLNEDGLPRLRVSNLYKNILSGKAENNVTQDYIKEKLKSAVWLIKSIHQRQRTIYKVTESIVKHQREFFEKGAAFIKPMILRDIANDVGIHESTVSRVTTSKYVHTPQGIFELKYFFNSGVSKTDGDSLASESVKLKIKDLVTKENNKKPLSDQEIVNKLKAEGIQIARRTVAKYRDALNILPSSKRKKMF
- a CDS encoding cell envelope biogenesis protein OmpA, which translates into the protein MKKLILLSVVTLSLVGCSSSPKLYPNQKLQSVGKEQAEADIEKCKELADNYLESSKGKQVAKGAGSGAIVGAAVGGAFGLLTGNFGRGLGQGAVMGGAGGAAGGAISPDQLKRNFVNKCLAERGYEVIGWD
- the lptC gene encoding LPS export ABC transporter periplasmic protein LptC, yielding MKLLNKLSNKFKSKIFYRYMIPILMLGIVVEILIIAPAKIEKSKDLALDADIPSVATDQNQQVMLGVHLVETHETGKDWELWAEKAYNFKDDGSWVIEKVKIRIFGQQDGSSQKNTYYDVTGERGQIDPKKKNIVIDGGEGDVQTLTSNGYLLKTKKVIYDTDMKQIRSDSEIKMFGPEIKGESRLELTGYGMLTDLKTNELKILDNIKAKKTLKQGQLVTVSSQTASFNSENYVAQFHKNVVADYGPYRVTGQQAKLEVDPKYHNVDLVTISDQVRLSDIQRWAVADKVAIYTQSRKMVLSGSPRLIQNNNELSGQEITFFEETQQIQVKKPKARFDKDTKGL
- a CDS encoding HNH endonuclease signature motif containing protein, giving the protein MTYKHLSDIDLEISLKQSVADETHHKIIVLHKLAELERRRLYSKNYPSLFEYCVKVLKYSSASAQRRIDSMRAMKLIPELEEKIISGDLNLSSISQAQSFFRQEAKVGKSYSVIEKKEILEKLENKSSRECIQELITISPQSVPQEKRRELTVNKTELKVVLNKDLISKLDKIKALMSHKNPSMTDQELIEAMAEIVIQKIDPIEKANRAKIRKQKNNTPQLPIEEVKKQQSKNILETKPSGSRLDASSLKNRQSRTSVSHTRYIPSTIKHAVYKRDKGQCTHKSCNSNKFLEYDHITPIAMGGKTTIQNLRLLCRTHNQRAAIEKFGFQKMQPYLNFKIQNL
- a CDS encoding GYF domain-containing protein, which translates into the protein MSLIWYIYFNDVVSGPFSTESVEAGLDQKKWSNQALIWWKGQRDWVSIDVWRKDLSTILESLRNNIQTVAWYAEYLGTQKGPMNSKELQNFVQTNGIIGSCRVWHVGMDRWMSIFEIPELVTYFGITRRKHPRAPFKGDLLLKKASDINDTLIAHAGSISAGGMGVRGLETVRTGEDVNLQLKSPLLEQGIQTNAVVVYKDLGGYTGLEFRDLPKEFESIIVDYVNQFNA
- the raiA gene encoding ribosome-associated translation inhibitor RaiA, encoding MKCEFTYIKVEGSEHVEGHAQTLLSKVEKFMTGPIKGHFTFSQEKFNHKVVLTLTAKNIYYKAEAKDENFYSAIEDAVEKMHKQLHKKMSKVKNHKIKHPAKELNNLISLEDYREMVQTRRKLG
- a CDS encoding CHASE domain-containing protein — encoded protein: MKNFSKSEKSLIKMQKSAARIPVWCIFLLCISLTALATFYSYQRYISEQEARFERLTRSLTATIEQRFEIYIASLYHTRSLLKIYPDITLKKFDTFIEALKLDENFPGIRGIGYTPKILTNEIPIFERKISQRDFPGYKIHGGENKNHLQNEVHYPVAAFHPMDEIVRKAMGYDTYSEPNRRAAMDRAIESGRPSATPRLEFMRGSDNQRKQGFIIYVPYFKSNMPIDTPEERRAAIAGFVYSTYRSEVFFNFLSALHNGQKKQFHMEIYEGIHNSNEAPSQDQLIFKTIDEPQTKENGIWGRTILKTTEVDVGNLKWTIHFSSLSGFTPIEIYRFPLYAAIFGFIISCLITLILLLSKNQSRMLMKDIELRQKAEHELADEKRMVELISKIGLNLKAESDLKDIVQMVTDTATDLTDAKFGAFFYNTIDATGEILTLYTLSGAPPEAFSKFPMPRKTAIFGPTFDGAATIRSHDILKDPRYGKMGAPYHGMPAGHLPVRSYLAAPVRSAKTGKVLGGLFFGHPEPGIFTENAEKIVEAISAQAAVAMDNANLYAELRETQIAAQDANQAKSNFLANMSHEIRTPLGIIIGYADLALEKQTKFPENLPEYLSTIKKNGEELTRIVGEVLDLSKIEANRLEIEKIKFNLPKFLDDVVSFLNLKAKEKGILLSLNKDANLPENIISDPTRLRQIITNLVGNAIKFTEKGSVTLFVRSLDNDKEFKLAFTIEDTGIGISKDQKSKLFKPFSQADTSTTRKYGGSGLGLLLSRQLSRVMGGDLDIEWSEPLKGSRFVFTITAEPAENHESIRVNWTQEKPKNSSSSGVVNLSDKKILVVEDSVDNQFLIQHYLKIFQAQVQISNNGQEAIDEVEKFNPDLILMDIQMPILDGYSATEQLRKLGFKKPIIALTAHAINDERDRALQSGFDDYLTKPLDKDLLAKTMQKFLAPA